From the genome of Ptychodera flava strain L36383 chromosome 13, AS_Pfla_20210202, whole genome shotgun sequence:
TTGGTGTCACATGATCGTCGCCGTCGCCCTGAGAGTAAAGACAAGCCCACGTTGAAAACCGTCAGAGACCGATGACGATCATGTGTAGAAAAATGGGTTTCAGTGAGAGCAATATTTAGCTAGTGCTTTCTAAAATGCGGACTTTCATCTCACATACGGTTAACAGAATAGTTCTTTCCAATTGCACCCTGAAACTAGGATGTTTCCGCCCCAGTCCTTCCTCTCTCAGTCTGTGCTCCATGATAATGGCTTcttcaatttgaaacattgtGTAGCTGAAATCACACAAAACTAGACGAACGAAACGCAAACGTTATAACTAGCAAGTAATACTTACTTCCGTAAAGGGGTCCATTTCATCTGCTCTGTGCCTCTCTTGAGTGTTATAATTTTCCTAAATTGTTAAAGTCCAACGAGAACGAAGACTTTGTTTACGACTGCACACTTTTCGGTTGTCGTCTAATTTGAAATTGCCTCTGGACGTTGGAATCATGGGGAAAAGGCCCTCTAGGACACTCTGATAGTGTGTACTTTAATACACGGGCAACATTATGCCCTGTCATTAGAACAGGTTTATCTACTATTTAAAACCACCATATTGACATTGTATTTAAActtaaaaatttagtttcaacCTAGGAAGAGGGTTTACCTACTGGTCACTGAAATATATGATGCGATCGATTACAGAGGCACACTTTTTATAAAACAATAATAACCTAGAGGGTCTCAACATAACCTCGCTTTGAGAAACTCCCGCGAAACCACTTTCCGATTCTggacacagacatacatactgTGAAGATGGCTCGATGATAACCAGCTATGGATCCGTCTGAAGTTGAATTTTTAGCGGAAAAACAGTCGATCGTGATAATTCCAAATTTTTCACAAGAAAAAGTTTACCTAATAagcgtaagttgcatgatatttTTACCTATCATTGTCGATGCTACTAGTACTAGCACAGTGTAGGAACTCTGAGGGCGTGTGTGACAATTTTCCATCGCCAATAGAGTGACCGGACGTTGTTATATGGCACTGTAGTGTGTGATTTCATTGATAGGAACACTTTACTGTTGTATGGCTTCATTGACTAGAACACCATAACATTAACATTCAAATACACCCTTTACAAAAGACTTTAGGATCTTGCTATCGAAAGGATGGATTAAATTTGAGTGATTATGATCCCTCAATGCATATACTGCAACATACAATTATGCTCAgcggaaagtagacgatgagattaaatgataccttactcaattactaatttacatcagacactttatttctaaaactacactagtacctcacaatattgcttgccagcggcaagttctcaaagacaagaataacaaataccagacctaaatgattccttaacataacagtcgcttgcctgcttctctgccgacatgagtgccttatctctttccactggtttattgccgtaatcttataccacgatactaattacacagcgacaaaaagacaactgtagttcTTGCTGAAATGAACGTCATCGCCGGGGTAGACCGGCCGACATTGTTGAGACACTGCTCAGTAAGTGTCAAGTAGATTggatttttcaatctttaaaatcatgacttctgcttttgccaattttcattttctttgacactaaaatgccttaaaacagattacccctaattctttgtatgaaaatgcCTCGACCTAACCcccctaattctttgtaaaacaggtccacacttacgATTGAACAATGGGTAttttgccaaaccatggtggtgaaaatgttacaatcaaCTGCCACTCTGTAACTTGTGCTAGAGTGAAGATAAGTGTggacaaaaacatttggataaaaCTGACTTAATTTGGCAATGTTATCACGCATGGGGGGTCTCTATATAGCTATGTACCATATCGCCAACTTTACAATTACCTACGCTACTGATGATTAATGTGAAATACTGTCTATGTGTCCACTGTTCTGTGTATCTCTTCTAGCAGTCAAACAGTGGTGCAACTATTCTCATGCATACTCTTCCAAGTACATTTGATTGGGATGTTTAacgttttgtgtttattatatccaatcaaatgagactttgtctatctgttattcaatggctcaaaattgatgaggtcaattacagatttgtataatcctctacaagatttactcgccaaaccagagaaaccatataattattgtctgtctcaagatatctttgcaagagcttttcagacaaaacgtttgattcatgaatgatgaagatgtttcattatttgcctTTTATATATCTCTTTGAGAGGCATATATGTTACTTCATGCTTCAGCCAacttacagttgtctttttgtcactgtgtaattagtatcgtggtataagattacggcaataaaccagtggaaagagataaggcactcatgtcggcagagaagcaggcaagcgactgttatgttaaggaatcatttaggtctggtatttgttattcttgtctttgagaacttgccgctcgcaagcaatattgtgaggtactagtgtagttttagaaataaagtgtctgatgtaaattagtaattgagtaaggtatcatttaatctcatcgtctactttccgttgagcataactgtaaCACTTACACCTGGGCAGGTGTTGATTTGACACACTttagaaatttgtattttatatgtagCAGGATCACCATGTGTAATTCTACAAAGGGTATTCAGCAATAGCTCTGACTTGCTTTTAAAAAGATACTAGTATTATGTTTGGTGCTTAGAAAAGAATAAAATGTCTGACTTCAGTTCAGTCTGCATATCTTTTCTGTATTAGTACGTGCCTTATATCGAAATGCTCCATAAGATTCAATGATAACTTGTTGATGACATCGCAGGCCACCTAGTCATCATAGACTGAAACTTTaccagaactattttcaacttgacaactttgggATTTAAAAATGTTCAACATGCATGTTTAACATAGAAAatccgtttttttttttaaattatgcaTGGAAAATCAATAAACagcataacagtgatttaaatatatcaatgcacaatttgacaatgaaatcgttctatttttttttactgattttCATCTAATGTGGACATAAAGCATACAACtgtcatttgcaaatatttgGAGTGAAAATTATGTAAGAGAGACGTAATAAAAACAAGGGACATTATACCCTTGAGGCAGGAGATCATTTGCCCTGCCCTCCTGACGTccggcaaatggtcacctaccctcagGCACATTGTACCTTGTTTTGGCTGTAATATGTAAAATCTTACTTTCATTGGTAGGGCGATGTTGGACCATTCAATCCTGGATTGCCTGTTGAAGTACCATTGTGGATGGCAGTAAATCTGaaacaaagacagaaatgtAGGATACAAACTCCAGAATGGATGGATGTTGGTAAGATCTAAGCCTTATACTTCCATATTTTCAAATAGATAAGAATAAGTCAACTTGAAATACCAAAATATGTTTGACATTGATTGTGTGCACGCTCTTCCACTTTGACAGTAATTCAAATAGAAGACACTGCACATCTCAGGCACTAAAAGATTTCCGTATACTAGTATTTCACAgtgacttgaaaaaaaaattgaatttctggTTGCTTCAAGTAGGTCCAATTTTTTAATGGACTTCTACAAATATGAAAGAATGATCAGACATTTAATACTGGTAACATTTTTAGCAAACACTGTCCAGCGGCTTTTGTCCATCAATCTGAACTTTACCAAGACAATTGAGCAGgtgaaataataatataataatgataatttttgaaaatatctctATGTTCTAACAAGTCAACAGGTATTAGCCAGGAAAGGAGAAATATGGAGATGGAATATCTATGAAAGCCATCAATGTTTTCTCCGTTTAGAtccccagtaatgctaacttttgatgataatttcaccattttattttgaatgtaaacCCTAATTCCTTGTTCGTCTCCcccaaaaatgttgatatacacagtatccagcttgtcaactcagatcatatgtgtgtaaactgcattgttattgttgaaaagtgactgcTGGTCCGgactacaattcaaatgtaaacaataaaaatgcattttacacatatgaaccataagttgacaagctaaatataggtgtttcaacattcttttgagAGTAGAAttagaagttgcaattgatttgaaaaacaaaaataatgagaaaatcatccaaagttagcattactgggacTTCCGCATAAGGTATCGAAGATCAAAAGTAGGCGAATCAAAAATTATGTAAACTAACTCTGAATGAAAAATGTTGCAATTAGCTCTGAATTTATGAAACCTGCCTGGAATACTTGAGCAGAATATTTTTAATGATGATTGTTTtcttatgttttgttttgaagaAACTTTGGAGGCTAAGAAGCAGGAAGAGCTAGATTCACCAATCTTCCAACCAATGTTAAATGAACATTACATGGAAGTTGCACAGTTGCTGCTTAGTTGGTGAGTTGTTTCATCTCTTATTAGTAAATGATTTCACGACTTCAAGTGTATAAAATGGATGCAACACTTCAAACACTTCTGCATGcaattatttattaatttgtttgtttcacaAGGAACAACAAGCTTGTGCCCAATTACATTGTATCAAGAAATTTCatcattaggggaaggctccattaactttgatggtacctgtaacccgagttgctgcctgccaactcgggtgacaatcagaagacttttaatccccaaggtgttattttccattgttgcgattatcttatcgagctggtgctatgataggaacgtcagggctgtaacgactcactcaataccacgggcacacacatatgcttgcacatggaactatgttgacaggaaaaagtgaactgcccttttttcaatgcaagtaatctagtttattctttaatttaggctctaaactaagttttagaaatatggttaaacaaaatatcgttctttgttcattttaattcaagtttcctattttcggacgcttcacttcagtaacgcgcattgatcatatatacaaatgtgatcagaacagcatggaacgttctttccacgtGGCGAGATTTTCTTGCACTTGCAAACAACGTAACGAGTGAGTAAGGACTCAaagagctgcgcgtatcctgtgacattacatctccgatagagcgaatttaagtcaatgaattgctagccggatccgtctgtaaacagtatggccactcgtacatattataagaaaggagaaatagtagaggcagttaacgaggccggtcggcggacggcacaattttcagtgatttaataTACGGtattaattagtccccacggacaccgtccggggggacttataggtttggtcatgtccgtgcgtgcgtgcgtgcgtccgtccgtccgttcacacagatatctcaaggtgcaagaagcgatttcattcaaacttggtacaaggattacttcatatgtcatacagatgcacgtcgatttgttttgggatacgatccaatatggccgccaggcggccattttattacgattttttcatgtacagagccataactcagacatgtttaaaccaattttattcaaagttggtacaaggacattgaccaatgtcatagatatgcacgtcaattttttttgtga
Proteins encoded in this window:
- the LOC139147330 gene encoding LOW QUALITY PROTEIN: DNA replication complex GINS protein PSF2-like (The sequence of the model RefSeq protein was modified relative to this genomic sequence to represent the inferred CDS: inserted 1 base in 1 codon) — translated: MDPSEVEFLAEKQSIVIIPNFSQEKVYLISGDVGPFNPGLPVEVPLWMAVNLKQRQKCRIQTPEWMDVETLEAKKQEELDSPIFQPMLNEHYMEVAQLLLSCATNDIPRADEVRTLIKDIWDVRIAKLRSSIDXFVSDQETHAKLDNLSLMEINTIRPFLTQALDHMHTLRTNTQLGSRAAATQD